In one window of Labilithrix sp. DNA:
- a CDS encoding MCE family protein has product MKREKARTFRVGLFVFFGIVLSAIAVFTIGENRKAWDRKVTYHAAYDDVVGLRTGSVVRMGGIDIGSVGEVEHGKDPNDNKVYVTLSIAKAEMGRIRAGTVATIEAKGLLGDKMVVIAWDQPRAEKMRAEGKDPNAAVAPDGWLDTAPPGDLFGDAQKAAQEAKAALSDIKRVTEGIADDRFKEDLHGTMSSLRLILDGVALRDGVAHKMIFDPEEAKKVERILGNLEATSANLARVSRDANELTTQIKNGNGLAHAAIYDDKLAQATTGSMIELNKSLEAVRTGNGLAHAIVYGDDQTQHLMGNVNAMSDDLREIVAGMKAGRGTVGALLVDPSVYEDIKLLVGNVERNQVLRALVRYSIKQNEERSPEPPPPAKAK; this is encoded by the coding sequence GTGAAGCGCGAGAAGGCACGAACGTTCCGGGTCGGGCTCTTCGTTTTCTTCGGCATCGTCCTCTCGGCGATCGCGGTGTTCACCATCGGTGAGAACCGCAAGGCGTGGGACCGCAAGGTCACGTACCACGCGGCGTACGACGACGTCGTCGGCCTTCGGACAGGGTCGGTCGTGCGCATGGGCGGCATCGACATCGGCTCCGTCGGCGAGGTCGAGCACGGGAAGGATCCGAACGACAACAAGGTCTACGTCACGCTCTCGATCGCGAAGGCGGAGATGGGGCGCATCCGCGCGGGGACGGTGGCGACGATCGAGGCGAAGGGCCTCCTCGGCGACAAGATGGTCGTCATCGCCTGGGATCAGCCGCGCGCGGAGAAGATGCGCGCGGAGGGCAAGGACCCCAACGCGGCCGTCGCACCGGACGGGTGGCTCGACACCGCGCCGCCGGGCGATCTCTTCGGCGACGCGCAGAAGGCGGCGCAGGAGGCGAAGGCCGCGCTCTCGGACATCAAGCGCGTCACGGAGGGGATCGCGGACGATCGGTTCAAGGAAGACCTCCACGGGACGATGTCCTCGCTCCGCCTCATCCTCGACGGCGTCGCGCTCCGGGACGGTGTCGCGCACAAGATGATCTTCGATCCGGAGGAGGCGAAGAAGGTCGAGCGGATCCTCGGCAACCTCGAGGCGACCAGCGCGAACCTCGCGCGCGTGAGCCGGGACGCGAACGAGCTGACGACGCAGATCAAGAACGGCAACGGGCTCGCGCACGCGGCGATCTACGACGACAAGCTCGCCCAGGCGACGACCGGCTCGATGATCGAGCTCAACAAGTCGCTCGAGGCGGTGCGGACCGGCAATGGCCTCGCCCACGCGATCGTGTACGGCGACGATCAGACGCAGCACCTGATGGGCAACGTCAACGCGATGAGCGACGACCTCCGCGAGATCGTGGCGGGGATGAAGGCGGGGCGCGGCACCGTCGGCGCGCTCCTCGTCGACCCGAGCGTGTACGAGGACATCAAGCTGCTCGTCGGCAACGTCGAACGCAACCAGGTGCTGCGCGCGCTCGTGCGCTACTCGATCAAGCAGAACGAGGAGCGGAGCCCCGAGCCGCCCCCGCCGGCGAAGGCGAAGTGA
- a CDS encoding ABC transporter ATP-binding protein encodes MEPLIHFRALHKAFGTKVIYRGLEFAIARGETVTILGASGSGKSVMLKMLIGLLRPDRGEIVFDGKDVAAMDDADLYRVRRRIAYLFQGAALFDSLSVGDNVAYGLREQNWKTMTEPEIAQRVADALASVGLPGIEEMRPSDLSGGMKKRVGLARTLALQPEVLLYDEPTTGLDPINTARINNLIRSIKKRLGLTSIVVTHDMGTAFSVSDRIVMIGKGRLLLEGTPEDFRRSEDPYVRDFIDGKAPEIEDVSVLLSTS; translated from the coding sequence CTGGAGCCGTTGATCCACTTCCGTGCCCTGCACAAGGCGTTCGGGACGAAGGTCATCTACCGCGGCCTCGAGTTCGCGATCGCGCGCGGCGAGACCGTCACCATCCTCGGCGCGTCCGGCAGCGGCAAGAGCGTGATGCTGAAGATGCTGATCGGGCTCCTCAGGCCCGATCGCGGCGAGATCGTCTTCGACGGCAAGGACGTCGCGGCGATGGACGACGCCGACCTCTATCGCGTGCGCCGGCGCATCGCGTACCTCTTCCAGGGCGCCGCGCTGTTCGACTCGCTGAGCGTCGGCGACAACGTCGCCTACGGGCTGCGGGAGCAGAACTGGAAGACGATGACCGAGCCCGAGATCGCGCAGCGTGTCGCGGACGCGCTCGCGAGCGTCGGCCTGCCGGGGATCGAGGAGATGCGTCCGAGCGATCTCTCCGGCGGCATGAAGAAGCGCGTCGGCCTCGCGCGCACGCTGGCGCTCCAGCCCGAGGTGCTCCTCTACGACGAGCCCACCACCGGCCTCGACCCGATCAACACCGCGCGCATCAACAACCTGATCCGCTCGATCAAGAAGCGCCTCGGCCTCACCAGCATCGTCGTCACCCACGACATGGGGACCGCGTTCTCGGTGTCGGACCGCATCGTGATGATCGGGAAGGGGAGGCTGCTCCTCGAAGGCACGCCGGAGGATTTCCGCCGGAGCGAAGACCCGTACGTCCGCGATTTCATCGACGGGAAGGCGCCCGAGATCGAGGACGTGTCGGTGCTACTCTCGACCTCGTGA
- the secF gene encoding protein translocase subunit SecF → MEFFKSHKTYDFMSQRKWWIALSIFLTIASIVSLYVPGPNYGTDFRGGTEIEVAFTKTTDGGQIREAVVHSGQFSEPDVVQVQSPTSDSQFLIRVQEISTVDDTTKEALKKALCFGVEGDGDAACPKNAQATEVKFSAGGDKLGVRYDTEPDLEKIKQQVQTVANVKLRVSDKNPQVVNKRDHRVEIQLQSKGDQLMDVLRAQLGDAVPDHALRVEWVGPKAGKQLRDSARNAVALSIVFIMIYLAFRFDLRFAPGVVLACVHDAVVVLGAFVVTRREVTLSTIAVVLTIVGYSMNDTVVVYDRIRENLGKHRGKSFGEIINMSVSETLSRTILTSGATMLSVLAFFIWGTGVLKDFAFGMVVGIVAGTYSSIYVAAPLTEWIDKRISKRSQTASMKKRLRAKPA, encoded by the coding sequence ATGGAGTTCTTCAAGTCCCACAAAACCTATGACTTCATGTCCCAGCGCAAATGGTGGATTGCGCTGTCGATCTTCCTCACCATCGCCTCGATCGTCTCGCTCTACGTCCCCGGTCCGAACTACGGCACCGACTTCCGCGGCGGCACCGAGATCGAGGTCGCGTTCACGAAGACGACCGACGGCGGGCAGATCCGCGAGGCGGTCGTGCACTCGGGGCAGTTCTCCGAGCCGGACGTGGTGCAGGTCCAGAGCCCGACGTCGGACAGCCAGTTCTTGATCCGCGTCCAGGAGATCAGCACCGTCGACGACACGACGAAGGAGGCGCTCAAGAAGGCGCTCTGCTTCGGCGTCGAGGGCGACGGGGACGCCGCCTGCCCGAAGAACGCGCAGGCGACGGAGGTGAAGTTCAGCGCCGGCGGCGACAAGCTCGGCGTCCGCTACGACACCGAGCCCGACCTCGAGAAGATCAAGCAGCAGGTCCAGACCGTCGCGAACGTGAAGCTCCGCGTATCCGACAAGAACCCGCAGGTCGTGAACAAGCGCGACCACCGCGTCGAGATCCAGCTCCAGTCGAAGGGCGACCAGCTGATGGACGTCCTCCGCGCGCAGCTCGGCGACGCGGTGCCCGACCACGCCCTCCGCGTCGAGTGGGTCGGTCCGAAGGCGGGCAAGCAGCTCCGCGACAGCGCGCGCAACGCGGTCGCGCTCTCGATCGTGTTCATCATGATCTACCTCGCGTTCCGCTTCGACCTGCGGTTCGCGCCCGGCGTCGTCCTCGCGTGCGTCCACGACGCGGTCGTCGTCCTCGGCGCCTTCGTCGTGACGAGACGCGAGGTCACGCTGTCGACGATCGCGGTCGTGCTCACGATCGTCGGCTACTCGATGAACGACACCGTCGTCGTCTACGACCGCATCCGCGAGAACCTCGGCAAGCATCGCGGCAAGAGCTTCGGCGAGATCATCAACATGAGCGTCTCCGAGACCCTCTCGCGCACGATCCTCACGTCGGGCGCGACGATGCTCTCCGTCCTCGCGTTCTTCATCTGGGGCACCGGCGTCCTCAAGGACTTCGCCTTCGGCATGGTCGTCGGCATCGTCGCCGGCACGTACTCCAGCATCTACGTCGCCGCGCCGCTCACGGAGTGGATCGACAAGCGCATCTCCAAGCGCTCGCAGACCGCGAGCATGAAGAAGCGCCTCCGCGCGAAGCCGGCCTAG